From Epinephelus lanceolatus isolate andai-2023 chromosome 12, ASM4190304v1, whole genome shotgun sequence, the proteins below share one genomic window:
- the LOC117271649 gene encoding uncharacterized protein LOC117271649 → MSVFVILGLLVCTEAQGSSAVTPVFVKKGGDVLLEVINADGLKDFLFVEWNFKKTAILVRFAHGRDPVVSLNYTGRLKFPVKNYSVNLKNLQHIDSGVYTARVSRIEGDQILAEYNVTVQDPVSPVDLTVDSVSNSSNSCNVTVTCRTQDSHINSTFRCETQTCSQEGGEQSKVTTSGASLQVYLDLNGSVICNHSNQVSWTKDIKNIEDFCPQHADSECLSPGISVSLVKTVVFSVGLIIMVSAVITVHLMDKLKKKKWTNSFPQTNLTYLSQLLVKGSLGSF, encoded by the exons ATGTCTGTCTTTGTGATACTGGGGCTGCTGGTCTGCACAGAGGCACAAG GGTCCAGTGCTGTGACTCCTGTGTTTGTGAAGAAGGGAGGGGATGTGCTTCTGGAGGTCATAAATGCTGATGGTCTTAAGGATTTTCTTTTCGTTGAGTGGAACTTTAAGAAAACAGCCATTTTAGTGAGATTTGCACATGGAAGAGATCCAGTAGTCTCTCTTAATTACACTGGAAGACTCaagtttcctgtgaaaaacTACTCTGTGAATCTGAAGAATCTGCAACATATAGACAGTGGAGTTTATACTGCACGAGTGTCAAGGATTGAAGGAGACCAAATACTGGCTGAATACAACGTCACAGTCCAAG ATCCAGTGTCTCCAGTTGACCTGACAGTGGACTCTGTGTCCAACAGCTCAAACTCCTGTAACGTCACTGTGACCTGCAGAACACAGGACTCTCACATCAACAGCACTTTTAGATGTGAAACCCAGAcctgcagtcaggagggaggAGAGCAATCAAAAGTCACAACCTCTGGTGCCTCTCTCCAGGTCTACCTTGACCTGAATGGCTCAGTCATCTGTAACCATAGCAACCAGGTCAGCTGGACTAAGGACATCAAGAATATTGAAGATTTCTGCCCCCAACATGCTG ATTCAGAGTGTCTCTCTCCTGGTATCTCTGTgagcctggtgaagacagtgGTGTTCTCTGTTGGTCTGATCATCATGGTGTCTGCCGTCATCACTGTTCACCTCATGGACAAactcaagaagaaaaaatggacaAATAGTTTTCCACAAACCAATCTTACATATCTCTCACAGCTTTTA